In Microvenator marinus, one genomic interval encodes:
- a CDS encoding hemolysin family protein, which produces MLGVSAFLSAAETSLTSLSGARAQQMIEEERATWMNLWVKSPSMVITSILVGKSLANVLFVVLAILVAQELLTTAEFDTWGVYLLVASVAFALLTFAEVAPKTLGKRFYKGFASVSVRVLRGPFYLFYPLTWLYTELTQQLFRKLGGSHSTPGPLTFDEIEYMLDMNESEDNDHTRLLRSVVEFPDTLVREVMVPRTDIVSLSADMKSTQIIQTLVDCGHSRLPVYESSLDNILGIFYAKDLMRFHADNGTFEGFDPTAILRDPYFVPESKRIADLLGEFQRQRMHIAVVVDEFGGTSGIITLEDIVEEIFGDIQDEYDEEPAQITELGEQKLIADARVPIYEIEEYYDLDLPDHPDYETLAGFILAHAGSVPLTGQVFELHGLKFEIKDADAKKIISVAIEPISESEFIEEAVG; this is translated from the coding sequence GTGTTGGGAGTCTCGGCATTTTTGTCCGCAGCTGAAACCTCGCTGACGTCTCTCAGTGGCGCGCGAGCGCAACAAATGATCGAGGAAGAACGCGCCACCTGGATGAATCTCTGGGTGAAATCGCCCTCCATGGTCATCACATCCATTCTGGTTGGGAAGAGTTTGGCCAACGTGCTCTTTGTGGTGCTGGCGATCTTGGTCGCTCAAGAGCTCCTCACGACAGCCGAGTTTGACACGTGGGGCGTCTATCTCCTCGTAGCTAGCGTCGCCTTCGCACTTCTGACCTTTGCTGAGGTGGCACCAAAAACTCTCGGAAAACGCTTCTATAAAGGATTCGCCAGTGTATCTGTCCGGGTCCTCAGGGGCCCTTTCTACCTTTTTTACCCGCTTACCTGGCTCTACACCGAACTGACCCAACAGCTTTTCCGGAAACTCGGCGGGTCGCACTCCACGCCTGGCCCACTGACCTTCGACGAAATCGAGTACATGCTCGATATGAACGAGTCCGAGGATAACGACCATACGCGGCTCTTGCGCTCAGTCGTTGAATTCCCCGACACACTCGTGCGCGAAGTCATGGTCCCCAGAACGGATATCGTCTCGCTTTCGGCAGACATGAAGTCCACTCAGATCATCCAAACCCTTGTGGACTGCGGTCACTCTAGACTCCCCGTCTATGAAAGCTCCTTGGATAATATCCTCGGGATTTTCTACGCAAAGGACTTAATGCGATTCCACGCGGACAACGGGACATTCGAAGGCTTTGACCCTACCGCGATTCTGCGCGACCCCTATTTCGTGCCGGAATCCAAACGAATTGCCGATCTACTCGGCGAGTTCCAGCGACAACGCATGCACATTGCGGTGGTGGTCGACGAATTCGGCGGAACCTCCGGAATCATTACGCTCGAAGATATCGTGGAAGAGATTTTCGGCGATATTCAAGACGAATACGACGAAGAACCAGCACAGATCACAGAACTCGGTGAGCAGAAACTCATCGCAGACGCGCGCGTGCCTATCTACGAGATCGAAGAGTATTACGACCTCGACCTTCCGGACCATCCAGACTATGAAACGCTTGCGGGATTCATACTTGCTCATGCAGGGAGCGTCCCCCTAACGGGCCAAGTCTTCGAGTTGCACGGTCTGAAGTTTGAGATCAAAGATGCCGACGCAAAGAAAATCATCTCCGTTGCAATCGAACCCATCTCCGAGTCCGAATTCATCGAAGAAGCCGTCGGCTGA